A genomic region of Oceaniferula marina contains the following coding sequences:
- a CDS encoding DUF1501 domain-containing protein: MADGSLANGISRRELLKTGAAAAVGLPLAQSLGVAAEQKAASGDAPSTGAKAVIEIWMWGGPSHLDTFDPKPKAGSDYCGPYNEVISTVADGMQLNSRLPLMAKQADKFSLIRSMTHGVNAHETASYLMQTGRSPGDGQVYPCIGSVVSKFKGYDHGYKGLLPPYIVLTQPHGRFSEEGFLGPRYKPFSTGGDPNRDPFSVQGIIAKGITDARQQSRRDLLHSLDTLGKANPNCRDFKKLDECEEAAYSMILGDARKVFDLSSEPDALRDQYGRHTFGQSCLTARRLVEHGVKYITINCKGWDTHKRHFNEMNQKMPQMDQGIATLFEDLAQRGLLDSTIVWCSGEFGRTPKVLWKEPWNGGRGHHGACFSAFVGGGGFTGGHVVGASDDKGMEVADRPVYPQDFLGSIYDKLGINPEGTLPNGRGEQVPITIATKGKGRLKEIM, encoded by the coding sequence ATGGCAGATGGATCATTAGCGAACGGAATATCACGGCGAGAACTCTTGAAAACCGGGGCCGCCGCCGCAGTAGGCCTGCCACTGGCTCAGTCCTTGGGCGTGGCAGCCGAACAAAAAGCTGCGTCAGGCGACGCACCCTCAACGGGTGCCAAAGCGGTGATTGAAATTTGGATGTGGGGTGGGCCATCCCATCTTGACACCTTTGACCCGAAACCGAAAGCGGGATCGGATTATTGTGGCCCATACAATGAAGTGATCTCGACGGTTGCCGATGGAATGCAGTTGAATTCCCGTCTGCCATTGATGGCGAAGCAGGCGGACAAGTTTTCATTGATCCGCAGTATGACCCATGGCGTCAATGCCCACGAAACCGCATCCTACCTGATGCAGACCGGGCGCTCACCGGGGGATGGTCAGGTATACCCTTGCATCGGATCGGTGGTATCGAAATTCAAGGGATACGATCATGGGTATAAGGGACTGCTTCCCCCATACATTGTTTTGACTCAACCACATGGTCGTTTTTCCGAGGAAGGATTTCTCGGGCCAAGATACAAGCCGTTTTCCACGGGGGGTGATCCTAACCGAGATCCCTTTTCCGTACAGGGGATCATTGCCAAAGGTATTACGGACGCGCGCCAACAGAGCCGGCGTGATTTGTTGCACTCGCTGGATACGCTTGGTAAGGCCAATCCGAATTGTCGCGACTTCAAAAAGCTCGATGAGTGTGAGGAGGCGGCTTATTCGATGATTCTCGGGGATGCTCGCAAGGTCTTTGACTTGAGTTCGGAACCCGATGCCCTACGCGATCAATATGGGCGTCATACTTTTGGCCAGTCCTGTTTAACGGCTCGCCGTTTGGTCGAGCATGGAGTGAAATATATCACGATTAATTGCAAGGGCTGGGATACGCATAAAAGGCACTTCAATGAGATGAACCAGAAGATGCCACAGATGGACCAGGGGATTGCCACCTTGTTTGAAGATTTGGCGCAGCGTGGATTGTTGGACAGCACGATTGTTTGGTGTTCCGGAGAATTCGGGCGAACTCCCAAGGTGCTGTGGAAAGAGCCTTGGAACGGTGGGCGCGGTCACCACGGAGCTTGTTTTTCCGCCTTCGTTGGTGGTGGCGGTTTTACCGGAGGCCATGTGGTGGGGGCCTCCGATGACAAGGGGATGGAGGTTGCCGATCGCCCGGTCTATCCTCAGGACTTTCTTGGTAGCATCTACGATAAGTTGGGTATTAATCCCGAAGGAACCCTGCCAAATGGCCGGGGTGAGCAGGTGCCGATTACGATCGCCACCAAAGGTAAAGGTCGCCTGAAAGAAATCATGTAG
- a CDS encoding DUF1553 domain-containing protein, translating to MLSGNSLAAADQANPLARKAASDTGSTQASRTSSAARKAEVSKSDHRVADRLVRPYEGGREVRPTPIDLIVRKQLKQKGIEPARPCSDEVFIRRVYLDVTGTLPPSKDVLYFLNSSDEQKRAKLIDALLEKDEFTDYWTLKWCDLLRVKSEFPVNLWPNGVQSYHRWIRDAIKENRPYDQFARELLTASGSNFRVPAVNFYRAVQGTEPEAIAEMVALTFMGVRIEHWSDADRKAMANLFTRVAYKKTVEWKEEIVHLDPASNTPLAVMFPDRKKAIVAVGDDPRVAFADWLITEKNPWFSRAICNRVWYWLLGRGIIHEPDDIRPNNPAANPELLRYLQTEFVGGGYDLKSLFRMILNSQTYQQSCIPRSKSPYAGAYFAHYTMRRLDAEVLIDALNGFGGTHEKYWSPIPEPFTFIPEDYRTITLADGSITSQFLDMFGRPSRDKGYESEREHNPTDFQRMYMLNSAEMHQRVSNSPYLKRVLREGGGDRKGIVRKVYLRVLSRRPTDQEMKIALGYFDQKSNKSGLWSGTHDLAWALLNTKEFLYKH from the coding sequence GTGTTAAGCGGGAACTCGTTGGCGGCGGCGGATCAGGCGAATCCACTCGCTCGGAAGGCTGCATCAGACACCGGTTCCACTCAAGCCTCCCGAACGTCTTCAGCTGCCAGGAAGGCTGAGGTATCGAAGTCAGATCACCGTGTTGCTGATCGATTGGTGCGACCATACGAAGGGGGCCGTGAAGTTCGCCCCACTCCAATCGATTTGATTGTTCGCAAGCAGCTGAAGCAGAAAGGGATTGAGCCCGCCCGCCCTTGTTCGGACGAGGTGTTTATCCGGCGCGTTTATCTGGATGTTACCGGGACACTCCCTCCATCCAAAGACGTGCTCTATTTCCTAAACAGCAGCGACGAACAAAAGCGTGCAAAGCTGATCGATGCCTTGCTGGAGAAGGACGAATTTACGGATTATTGGACCTTGAAGTGGTGTGATTTGCTACGGGTGAAATCGGAATTTCCAGTAAACCTGTGGCCTAACGGAGTTCAGAGCTATCATCGTTGGATTAGGGATGCGATTAAGGAAAACCGACCCTATGACCAGTTTGCACGCGAGTTATTGACGGCAAGTGGTAGTAATTTTCGGGTGCCTGCGGTGAATTTCTACCGTGCGGTGCAGGGGACGGAGCCGGAGGCTATCGCCGAGATGGTCGCGCTCACCTTCATGGGAGTTCGCATCGAGCATTGGTCGGATGCTGACCGCAAGGCCATGGCCAATCTCTTTACGAGGGTGGCCTACAAAAAAACCGTCGAATGGAAAGAGGAGATTGTGCACCTTGACCCAGCGAGTAACACGCCGCTGGCCGTCATGTTTCCCGACCGCAAAAAGGCGATCGTAGCGGTAGGTGATGATCCCAGGGTTGCTTTTGCCGACTGGTTGATCACGGAGAAAAATCCATGGTTTTCCCGCGCGATCTGTAACCGGGTATGGTACTGGTTGCTGGGACGCGGCATCATTCACGAACCTGATGATATCCGGCCGAATAATCCGGCCGCCAACCCCGAGTTGCTGAGATACTTGCAGACTGAGTTTGTGGGGGGCGGATATGATCTCAAGTCGCTGTTTCGAATGATCTTGAATTCCCAGACCTATCAGCAGTCGTGTATTCCACGTAGCAAGAGCCCTTATGCGGGAGCATACTTCGCGCACTACACCATGAGGAGGCTTGATGCCGAGGTTCTGATTGATGCTCTGAATGGCTTTGGAGGGACGCATGAAAAATACTGGAGTCCGATCCCTGAGCCTTTTACTTTTATCCCTGAAGATTACCGGACGATCACCTTGGCCGATGGGAGCATCACCAGCCAGTTTTTGGATATGTTCGGACGCCCGAGTCGGGATAAGGGGTATGAATCGGAACGGGAACACAACCCGACGGATTTCCAGCGAATGTACATGTTGAACTCAGCAGAAATGCATCAGCGAGTGAGCAATAGCCCGTATTTAAAGCGGGTTTTGAGAGAGGGGGGAGGAGACCGAAAGGGGATTGTCCGGAAAGTCTACTTGCGTGTTTTATCCCGTCGACCAACAGATCAGGAGATGAAGATCGCTCTGGGGTATTTTGATCAAAAAAGCAATAAGAGCGGGCTGTGGTCCGGAACCCATGACCTTGCCTGGGCGTTACTCAATACCAAGGAGTTTTTATATAAACACTAA
- a CDS encoding phosphodiester glycosidase family protein — MTPRYGSVAVITLLSLVSCSTNTQQQQRPPNIQPPSTALPRPASTPAPEDPTPEPAAYPPAKQARCPLRYHHTSRNGIVLSLVSFDDRQFRLQVADQANGPGSIWRSSEAAAAAHDGIAAINGGFFTPEGKPLGLVVSRGKQGGYVNKSSLGTGLYLSTAEVSRIVSRQSYQHSPGQWGKVQDLLQTGPYLCRQSQPVSGLSSNSQRPRSFIAWDGQHHWAIGHAANCSLKALSAALAGKAPAGFAIHTAINLDGGRSSDLWVGSQVENGNHTHRGFLNKPVRNYLILKPK; from the coding sequence ATGACCCCTCGTTATGGTTCAGTGGCTGTGATCACCCTTCTTTCCCTGGTTTCATGCTCGACAAACACACAGCAACAACAGCGCCCCCCCAACATTCAACCACCCTCCACGGCTCTTCCTAGACCCGCAAGCACTCCAGCACCAGAAGACCCCACTCCCGAACCTGCGGCATACCCTCCTGCAAAACAAGCACGGTGCCCACTACGCTACCACCACACCTCGCGCAACGGCATCGTTCTCTCTTTGGTTTCATTCGACGACCGACAGTTCCGGCTTCAGGTCGCAGACCAAGCCAATGGTCCTGGATCGATCTGGCGAAGTTCGGAAGCCGCAGCCGCAGCCCATGACGGAATCGCCGCCATCAACGGAGGCTTTTTTACCCCCGAAGGAAAACCCCTCGGCCTCGTGGTTAGTCGAGGTAAACAAGGTGGGTATGTCAACAAATCCTCTTTGGGCACTGGGCTCTATCTCAGCACCGCCGAAGTATCCCGGATTGTCAGCCGCCAAAGCTACCAACATTCACCCGGCCAATGGGGCAAGGTTCAGGATTTGCTCCAGACCGGCCCCTATTTATGCCGTCAGAGCCAACCGGTAAGTGGACTTTCCTCCAATAGCCAAAGACCGCGCAGCTTCATCGCTTGGGACGGCCAACACCACTGGGCCATTGGCCATGCCGCAAACTGCAGCCTCAAAGCCTTGTCGGCAGCTCTGGCAGGCAAAGCTCCGGCAGGCTTTGCCATTCACACCGCCATCAATCTCGACGGCGGCAGATCCTCCGACCTCTGGGTCGGTTCTCAGGTTGAAAATGGAAACCACACACATCGCGGGTTTCTCAATAAACCCGTCAGAAACTATCTCATTCTCAAACCCAAATAA
- a CDS encoding type II secretion system protein, whose product MKTLLKTKASGQVSGFSLMELTVVIAVLLTLLSVSVYIYGGYSDWQAGSEAGTRLRAVYSAQRTYLADNPQKEVKDLTMADIIPYLADGGGFLTDTKPTTDDLEEGDIIVFDLDDNALQIKVDKSPPYIEGDYDPSGKTDDGLWDVGT is encoded by the coding sequence ATGAAGACATTATTAAAAACAAAGGCTTCAGGACAAGTGTCAGGATTTTCGTTGATGGAGCTCACAGTGGTCATAGCTGTTCTGCTGACGCTGTTGTCGGTGAGTGTGTACATCTATGGGGGCTACAGTGATTGGCAGGCTGGGTCTGAGGCTGGCACCCGCTTGCGGGCCGTATATTCAGCACAGCGAACATACCTTGCCGATAATCCTCAGAAGGAGGTCAAGGATCTGACCATGGCCGACATTATTCCCTATCTTGCCGATGGGGGTGGTTTTCTGACCGACACAAAACCAACTACCGATGACCTTGAAGAGGGTGACATCATTGTTTTTGATTTGGATGACAATGCGTTGCAGATCAAAGTGGACAAGTCGCCTCCTTATATTGAGGGGGATTACGACCCGTCCGGTAAGACGGATGATGGGCTGTGGGATGTGGGTACCTAA
- a CDS encoding type II secretion system F family protein, whose amino-acid sequence MSSTRSNTLAAKAGQKTPAKAQTKSSLFTPKTKPFARKELVQMFRSLASMLKAQINTSDALKYYAHGHPNKELVSALTQIHDDLNKGVPIHTAFKKSKRFDDMIVGLIQAGGDAGQLDTAFAELGKRIKTEIVFRKKIRKLIMMPCIVIPVLFGAFIYSQVKIVPKVKEMMGSIEPEGFVALSFKLSHLMQQIWPYMVAIILAIVIAFWRSLKLRNAATNLAMARFRVIRLMIMSLRQMSVLATIQLLYTNGINLAKSLRVAANSVKKTPFYGELRKAADMYEKSGVPLSSAFDKYTSVDPQVVHMVAIGEKSSSLGTQFGLLAEMYEEDAEQLMDDFSQLVSFSVMMIAVLLIAAVFIGTFLPIFMMGPQMMKNAM is encoded by the coding sequence ATGAGTAGCACGAGATCCAACACCCTAGCGGCGAAAGCTGGTCAGAAGACCCCGGCCAAGGCCCAGACCAAGTCGTCTTTGTTTACCCCGAAGACCAAGCCATTTGCCCGCAAGGAGTTGGTGCAGATGTTCCGGTCCTTGGCGTCCATGCTTAAGGCTCAGATCAACACCTCGGACGCCCTCAAATATTATGCTCATGGTCACCCAAACAAGGAGCTTGTTTCTGCGCTGACCCAGATCCATGACGACCTGAACAAGGGGGTTCCGATTCATACCGCTTTTAAAAAATCGAAGCGATTTGACGATATGATCGTCGGATTGATCCAGGCCGGTGGTGATGCGGGACAGCTGGATACGGCTTTTGCCGAGTTGGGTAAACGCATCAAAACCGAGATTGTGTTCCGGAAAAAAATTCGCAAATTAATCATGATGCCTTGTATTGTGATTCCCGTTTTGTTTGGTGCCTTTATTTATTCGCAGGTCAAGATTGTTCCGAAGGTGAAGGAAATGATGGGGTCGATCGAGCCCGAAGGATTTGTGGCTCTTTCGTTTAAATTGAGTCATCTGATGCAGCAGATTTGGCCGTATATGGTGGCGATTATCCTCGCCATTGTGATCGCGTTTTGGCGTTCCCTCAAATTGAGAAATGCCGCGACGAACCTTGCAATGGCCCGATTTCGGGTGATTCGTTTGATGATCATGAGCCTTCGGCAGATGTCGGTGCTCGCAACGATCCAGCTGCTCTACACCAACGGCATTAATCTGGCGAAATCCTTGAGGGTGGCAGCCAACAGTGTGAAGAAGACTCCTTTCTATGGAGAATTACGCAAAGCCGCCGATATGTATGAAAAATCAGGAGTTCCCCTTTCTTCGGCTTTTGATAAATACACTTCGGTTGACCCACAGGTGGTACACATGGTGGCCATCGGTGAAAAATCCTCATCCCTGGGAACCCAGTTTGGTTTGCTCGCTGAAATGTATGAGGAGGATGCCGAGCAGTTGATGGATGATTTCAGTCAGCTGGTTAGTTTTTCCGTCATGATGATTGCGGTGCTCCTGATTGCAGCTGTGTTCATTGGAACCTTTCTGCCGATCTTCATGATGGGGCCGCAGATGATGAAGAATGCGATGTAA
- a CDS encoding GspE/PulE family protein: MIEFDGIQFNDLISQRIRQALEEHDASLSEIDDAQLDAKVTKSVFMAAVAKVNSLPFFPKVADFTEVALLEKCDPSVLTRGGFSPICVDEYRIIVAVANPWSPAADEYISMHFPDLEMVKIVTLTSEVSRAVETLSGNVGPSQDELESIEVEDTGEEIKDFDVTKDYDEPMAQLIATIMARAVKQRASDIHFKVEKESFYYSFRLDGDLGRKTEIPMKLKDRLDAFLLNLMKLPAEIRHTTPGISGRFTISYFRRPIDIRYERHRTYRGYHITMRLLDKGHLNVAMGKGSLAFDDQTMLAIDKVMKIPAGIIVMSGPTGSGKSTTLNAILREMNTPDVNILTLENPVEDEIPGVTHCDLKNPGEFKPMIASFMRSDPDIILMGEVRDIESAELAIEAAVTGHKVLTTIHTPRASQIIERFEQLGIERWKIAQTLKAACAQRLIKTLCPYCKIEVEGVSEKDRMIYGLDESWATQTVYEHPADGCQECNQTGYSGRTAILEIIPITPKVSDMLSKGEITPYELELRIQEEGKLPNLRNNGLKLLREGKTDLAAISKMIDMSTDD; this comes from the coding sequence ATGATAGAATTTGATGGAATCCAATTTAATGACTTAATCAGTCAGAGAATTCGGCAGGCACTTGAGGAACACGATGCGTCCTTAAGCGAGATTGATGATGCCCAGTTGGATGCCAAGGTCACCAAGAGTGTCTTTATGGCGGCTGTGGCCAAGGTGAACAGCCTGCCTTTTTTTCCAAAGGTTGCCGATTTTACTGAAGTCGCACTGCTTGAAAAGTGTGACCCATCGGTGTTGACCCGTGGAGGTTTTTCGCCGATTTGTGTGGACGAATACCGGATTATTGTGGCTGTGGCCAATCCGTGGAGTCCGGCTGCTGACGAGTATATCTCGATGCATTTTCCGGATCTTGAGATGGTCAAGATCGTGACTCTGACCTCCGAGGTGAGTCGGGCGGTTGAAACCCTCTCAGGGAATGTCGGTCCCAGCCAAGATGAGCTCGAGTCGATCGAAGTTGAGGACACAGGTGAGGAAATCAAGGATTTCGATGTTACCAAGGATTACGACGAGCCGATGGCGCAATTGATTGCGACGATTATGGCGCGCGCTGTGAAACAGCGGGCATCGGATATTCACTTCAAAGTGGAAAAGGAAAGTTTTTATTATTCCTTCCGTCTGGATGGAGATCTTGGCAGAAAGACCGAGATTCCGATGAAGCTCAAGGATCGCTTGGACGCTTTTCTTTTAAACTTGATGAAACTACCGGCTGAGATTCGCCACACGACGCCAGGTATTTCCGGTCGTTTCACTATTTCTTATTTCCGTCGGCCAATTGACATTCGTTATGAGCGCCACCGGACCTACCGGGGCTATCACATCACGATGCGTCTCTTGGATAAAGGGCACTTGAATGTGGCGATGGGTAAAGGTTCTTTGGCCTTTGATGACCAGACGATGTTGGCAATCGACAAGGTGATGAAAATCCCGGCTGGGATTATTGTGATGAGTGGTCCTACCGGCTCCGGAAAATCGACGACCTTGAACGCGATTTTGCGGGAAATGAATACTCCGGATGTCAACATCCTGACCTTGGAAAACCCAGTGGAGGATGAAATTCCAGGGGTCACTCACTGCGATTTGAAAAATCCAGGAGAATTTAAACCGATGATCGCCAGTTTCATGCGGAGTGACCCGGATATTATTCTCATGGGTGAGGTGCGTGACATCGAGTCCGCCGAGTTGGCGATTGAGGCTGCGGTCACAGGTCATAAGGTGCTGACCACGATTCACACGCCGCGTGCGTCCCAAATTATTGAGCGATTTGAGCAGTTGGGAATCGAACGCTGGAAAATTGCCCAGACTCTCAAAGCAGCCTGTGCCCAGCGTTTGATCAAAACGCTCTGTCCCTATTGTAAAATCGAGGTCGAGGGCGTATCTGAAAAAGACAGAATGATCTACGGTCTTGATGAATCCTGGGCCACCCAGACGGTGTATGAACATCCGGCCGACGGTTGCCAGGAGTGCAATCAGACGGGTTATTCTGGCCGGACGGCCATTTTGGAAATTATACCGATCACACCTAAAGTTTCGGATATGCTTTCCAAAGGAGAGATCACACCGTATGAACTGGAATTAAGGATTCAGGAGGAAGGAAAGTTACCGAATCTTCGAAATAACGGTTTGAAGCTTTTACGCGAAGGCAAGACGGACTTGGCAGCGATTAGTAAGATGATTGACATGAGCACTGACGATTAG